The genomic stretch TCCCCCCTTGGGTTGGTGATGGTGATGATGGTGGTGCCCTGCTTCGGCCTCCGGGGCCTCACGCAACAACTGCACCGCATGGGGCAACACCGGCGCGATGACCGCCAGATTCTCCACCGCCGCCTTGGGGCTGCCCGGCAGGTTGACGATCAACGTGCGGCCCCGAATGCCCGCCACAGCCCGCGAGAGCATGGCGTGCGGCGTGACCTGCAGGCTGGCCGCGCGCATGGCCTCGGCCAGCCCCGGCGCCTGCTTCTCCACCACGGCCAGGGTGGCCTCCGGCGTCACATCCCGCGGGGCAAAACCCGTCCCGCCCGTGGTGAGGATGATGTCGTAGGCCCCGCCGTCGGCCCAGGCGGCCAGCGTGTCGCGCAGCAAACCCAACTCGTCGGGCAGCACGGCGGTCTGCGCCACCTCCCAGCCATGGGCGCGCACCGCCTCGGCCAGCGCCGGGCCGGAAAGGTCCTCCCGCTCGCCACGGTAGGCACGGTCTGAAACGGTCAGAATGGCTACGCGCATTGCTCCTCCACCAAAGTCTTCGCCATAGTCACCATGGGCATGATCTCCCACCCCCAAACGGCGGTAAAAGGCCATGGTCTCCTGGTTCTCCTCCGTCACCAGCAGATAGGCGCGCAGGCAGCCTTTGGCGACCAACCGACGCTCTAGTTCCGCCATCAGCGTCGAGCCGATGCCCCGACGGCGGAAGGCGGGGTCCACGGCCAGGTGGTAAATCAACCCGCGCCGACCGTCAAACCCACCCATCACCGCGCCGATGATGCGTCCCTCGGCCTCGGCCACTAAGAACAGGTCCGGGTCGCGCTGCAACTTCTTGGCGATCTCTTCGGGTTCGTCGGATTTGCGCAACTGGATGCCCGGCCCGGCCCGCGACCACAAGTCGTACACGGCCTGGTAATCCTCGGGAAAGCGAAAGGTGCGCAAGGTAAACTCGGCCAAGGCTTCCTTCATGGGTTGCACCTGCGGTAAGGGTCTCTCATCGCTACGGGCAACGGACGGCTGGCTACTGATCCTCCAACCCCACCACTGCCTTCCACGGCCCCACGATGCCGTCCTCGGTGACGCCGAAGAACACGCGCACCCCCTGGCCCTGGGGGGAGCGCCAGACCAGGTCATAACGCCAGCGTTTGCCCTGCTTGTACTTGCGCAACACCGCCCGGTCGCCCTGCCACTCCAGTTTGGCCTTGCCCCAATCCTTGGGCAACTGCCCGTAGCGCGAAATGGCGTAATGCCACAGCCGCCGCGCCGAAGCGCGGGTCACATTCTTGACCACATTGCCGTTGCGCAAATCGCGCAGGGTGTAATACTTCGCCCCTTCCCGCTCTTCCACGGCGACCACCTCGACCCCCGTGCGGGGGAGTTCGGCGTCCGACGTCGGCGCGGCAGGCTGCCCGGTGGTGCCGGGCAGGACCTCGGCGGGGGGTTCGGCGCCCGCTTTTTCGCGCATGCCCCGCAGCACCAACCCCACGATCTCGTCCCGCACGGCCAGCCCGGTTTCCCCTTCCGAGCGCACATAAATCTTGCTGTCGTCCACGGCATAAGGCGGATCGTCGCCGCGCGGCACGAGCACCCGGAGCACCTTCTTGCCCTGCGTCTCGTGCACATCCACCGTCACCTCCAGCGGTGGGGTGATGCGTTTGGCGATCTCGGCCTCCAGACGGGCCATGGCCTGCTCCGGGTTGTCGATGCCCACCGGCGGCTTCTTGGGGTCCGCGCTGAGACCGATGTACAGCGTACCGCCGTTGGTGTTGGCAAAGGCGCACACATCGGCGATGATGGCGTAGAGTTTCCCGCCGCGGACGGTCATCTGCTCGTGGAAGCCCTGGACGATGTTCGACCCTTCCTCCCGCGCCTGCTGGATGAAGTCCATCTGCTCCTTGGCGCGATATGGCCTGTGGCGGGCAAAGTCGTTGGAGAGGAACAAGCCCTTCAGGGCCTGGAAACTCACCTCGGGCAGCAGGACCTCGGTAGCCCGATCTCCCACCCCCAGGCTCTTGCCCTTTCCGGTGAGCCGGTGGGCGTCGGAGCCCTGAATGCAGTGCATCCGGCGCGGGTACTCCGGCTTGGTTCCGCTGAAGAAGGCCTGGGTGGTGTGCCGCCCTTTCTTCTCCAGGTCAGTGACCTCCAAAGCGTGCAGGTTGGGGTCCTGAGTGTAGGAAATCTTGGTCTGGCCGGGCACATTGCGGGCGGCCACACCGTTGCTCGAATTGGCATGGGCGGCGATGACCAGCCCGCCCGCCTCGTGGATCACCCGATACGCGGTGAGCACATCGCTGGTGGCCCCCACCTCGGCCGAGCCCTCGTCCAGTTTCTCGGCCGGAATGTGGAGGTCCAGCAACAGGTGCTCGATCTCGCGAACCGGCTTGTCGGGCGGGAAGATCCCCAGGATGTGAAACCCCAGGGTCGCCGTGAACTCAAATCCGGGGAGCACCAAAATTTTCTTCAGCAGGCGGCGATATTCCTCCAGACGGCGTTTCTCTTCAGGGAGCAGGCGGTTCAGGGATTCCAGCCACTCCAGTTGCTGGATTTCTTCCTGCATCCGGCGATAACCGGCCACGGTGTTGTGATCGGTGAAGGCGATGATGTGCAACCCTTTAGCCTCGGCCTGATGCAAAATATCCAGGAAGGAAACCTCCGGCTGTTGATAGTCTTGCGAAGCAGGGGTATGCAAATGCAAATCCATGGCATACCACTGCATGGATTTTTTCTTCCGTCGTGCCACGGTTCGCTCCTAAGTTACCGACGGAGGGGCTTGCACCAACGACCGGACTTTGGCAATGAGTTCATCCCCCATGAAAGGCTTGCTCAAAAAGGCGTCCGCCCCGCTTTGGGCGGCCTCCCGGGAATAATCCATGCCCGAGATCAACATAAAACGCACCCCCCGCAAGGCATCATCCTGGCGCACCGCGCGGACCACTTCCAATCCGGTGGCCTGATGCCCCCTCAAATGCACATCCATGATCACCACATCCGGCCGGGTGCGATGCAACGCCTCCAGGACGGCCTCAGGCTGGGTCGGCCCAAACACCACCTCAAAACCCTCCATTTGCAACAAAAAGGCCATCAAATCGCGCAGGGAGGCGTTGTCTTCGATCAACATCACCTTCGGCATGGCCATTTTCTCACCGGGTATCCCTTGATCCTTCAAGCGTCCCCTTCCTGGGGGACGGGAGCGCGCTCGCTTGCCCGTTCCTGATCGTTGGTCGGTTCCTCCGACGGAGATGAGGGTGCGGGTTCCAGCGCCGCCGCCAAGACCTCATCCACGGTCTCAACGAACACGAATTGCAGGCTCTCCCGCACCTCTTCGGGAAGGTCTTCCAGATCGGCTTCGTTGCGTTGAGGCAAAATCACCGTCTTCAGGCCGGCGCGATGAGCGGCTAGCACCTTCTCCTTGATGCCGCCCACGGGGAGCACCAGGCCGCGCAGGGTGATTTCGCCCGTCATGCCCACTTCCGGGCGCACCACACGCCCCGATACCAAGGAGACCAATGCGGTGACCATGGTTACCCCGGCGCTGGGCCCATCCTTGGGTTGGGCCCCGGCGGGCACATGCAGGTGGATATCGTGCTTCTCGAAAAAGTCGGGCGGCAGGTCCAGCGCCCTGGCCCGGGAGCGGACATAGGAAAGGGCGGCGCGGGCCGACTCTTCCATCACCTTGCCCAGGGAGCCGGTGAGGATGAACCCTTTACTCCCCGGCATGGCCGTGGCTTCGACAAACAGGATGTCCCCGCCCACAGGGGTCCAGGCCAACCCGATGGCCACTCCCGGGATGGACACCCGACGCGCCAGTTCTTCGGTGCCAAAGTAGCGAGGCCGCCCCAGAAACTCGCGCACCACCTCAGGGGTGACAACCACTTGCTCCGTCTGCCCCTCGGCGATGCGGCGCACCACCTTGCGGCACACAGCTCCAATTTGTCGCTCCAGATTGCGCACCCCGGCCTCGCGCGTGTAGGAACGAATGATGGTGCGCAGCCCCTCGTCGGTGAATTCGATCTCCTCGGGCCGTAGGGCGTTTTCCCGCAACTGACGGGGAATCAGGTAGCCCTTGGCAATCTCCATCTTCTCGGACTCGGTGTACCCCGAGAGATGGATGATTTCCATGCGGTCGCGGAGGGGGGCAGGGATGTTGTCCAGGTAATTGGCCGTGGTGATGAAAAAGACCTGGGAGAGGTCGAAGGCCACCTCCAGGTAATGGTCGCGGAACTCCCGGTTCTGCTCCGGGTCCAGCACTTCCAGCAGGGCCGAAGCTGGGTCGCCGTGGAAGTCGAAGACCAGTTTGTCCACCTCGTCGAGCATAAAGACCGGGTTGCGCGTACCCACCCGACGCAGCGCCTGGATGATCCGGCCCGGCATGGCGCCGATGTAGGTACGCCGGTGGCCGCGGATTTCGGCCTCGTCCCGCACGCCGCCCAGGGAAACGCGGATGAACTTACGCCCCAACGCACGGGCGATGGACCGCCCCAGGGAGGTCTTACCCACGCCTGGCGGGCCGACGAAACAGAGGATGGCACCTTCCCGCTCCAGGCGAATGTCGTCCTCGTAGGCTTGGGCCTCCAGTTCCTCCTGGCGTTCCAGGCGCAACTTGCGCACGGCCAGGAACTCAAGAATGCGCTCTTTCACATCCTCCAGGCCATAGTGGTCGTGGTCGAGCACCTCCCGGGCGTGGGCGATATCCAGGTTGTCCTCGGTGAGGCTCGACCAGGGCAGGGAGACCAGCCAATCCAGGTAGGTGCGAATGACCCCATACTCGGCCGCGGCGGCCGGCAGGCGGGAAAGCCGATCCAGTTCGCGCAAGGCCTGCTTCTTGGCCTCCTGGGGCATCCCGGCGGCCTCGATTTTCTCGCGGAATTCGCGCACCTCGACGGCCTGTTCGTCCTCCTCGCCTAACTCCCGTTTGATGGCCTTCAACTGCTCGCGCAGGAAGTACTCCCGCTGCATCTTCTCGATTTCGGAACGGGCCTCATTTTGAATCTTCTGGCCCAACTCCAGCACCTCCACCTCGCGGGCCAGAATGCCCACCAGGCGGCGCAGTTTGTCGACCACCGCGTCCAGTTCCAGGATGGCCTGGGCATCCTCCAGGCTCATGCGCTGGAAATTCGCCACGGTGTAGGCCGTCTGCAGCGGGTCCTCCAGCGCCAGGATGGAGGAGACCAGTTCCTGGGGAATGGAGGAGACCAGTTCGGAGATACGCCGGAAGAGTTCCCGCACATTCCGGGCCAGCGCCTCCACCTCCAGGCTCTCTTCCTTCGCCTCGGGCAACGGCTCGACCCGCGCCATCAGGTAAGGCTCTTCCTGCACAAACTCCACAATGCGGATGCGCTGGACCCCCTGCACCAACAGGCGGATGGTGCCGTCCGGCGCCCGGAAAAGGCGGTGGATGGTCGCCAGGGTGCCCACCCGATACAGGTCATCGGGGCCGGGGGTTTCCAGTTCGGGATCCTTGGCGGCCACCAACCCCAGGATGCGGTTCCCCGCCACCACATCGTCCACCAGGCGGATCGAGCGGGGCTGCCCGACGGTCAACGGGGTGCCGGTTTGCGGATAGACCACGGCGCCGCGCAAGGGCAGGATGGGCAAAATCTCAGGCACCTCCGGCTGTCCCTCCCGGGGTTCCTCGGCCTGGGCTTCGGTTTCCTCTTCTTCCCCCCTGCTCATCAAACGCGTGATGAACGAGCCCACGGCTTTCCAGTAATCCTGCTCATCTTCCGCGAACCAGTCCATGATTTCTTCCATGCTCACATTCCAGCGCGAAGCCGGCATCGTGGTTCATCCTTGTCAAAGAGGGATAGCGGCCCTAAGAGGGTCAGGCTTCCGCGTCGGTGTGGGTCACCCGCACCCGCACCGGACGCGCCTTGCGGATACGCACCAGCAGGAAGCCGTCGCGATACTCGGCCTCCGTGTCCTGACCCTGAGCCTGGAACGGCAGGTGCACCAGCACTTCAAACTCACCAAAAGGGATTTCCATCTGGTAGTAAGCCCGCGCCCCTTCAGGCTCGTAGCGGACGCCGCGAATGCGCAGCATCTGCTGCTGCAGGATCACCTCAAAATCGCCCGGACGCATACCGGCCACCTCAACTCGCACCACCAGGGCGTCCTCGGTTTCAAAGACATCGGTGGGAGGCCGCCAGGAATGGGGACGAAAATCCCAACGCATCTCGGCCCAAAGGGTATGCCATATCGGGCCGGCAGCGCCTTCTTCCTCCGGAGCGCTCAGCGCGCGACGAATCTCGGCATCCCAATCCCTCATGGTCACGGCCTTCCTCCGGCGGGACTCAGGCAGCCAGGGCTTTCTTGGCCTTCTCCAGCACCTCGTCGTAGTTGGGCTCATCGCCCAGGCGGGCCATGTAATCGGCGTACACCACCCGATTCTGGCGGTCCACCACGAACACGGCCCGGCGCAGCAGGCGCACCTCTTTCATCAGGCAGCCGTACTTGCGGCCAAACTCCATCTCCATGTGATCCGAGACCACCAGGAGCCGGTTGGGGTCCACCCCGTGGGCGCCGCACCAGCGGGCCTGGGCAAAGGGCAGGTCCGCGCTGATGGTAACGATGATGATGTCCTCGCTCAACTGCGTGGCCGCCTGGTTGAACTTGTCCGTTTCCAGGTCGCACACCGGCGTATCCAGCGAGGGGACGGCGGCGATGACCCGCACCTTGCCCTGGGTATAGGCCAGCACGGGGATGCGCTCCCACTGCTGGGTGGTGGCGACGAACTCAGGGGCTTCCTGCCCCACCTGAATGTCCGGCCCGACGACGGTGACATCCTTGCCGCCGAACTGGATCAAACCCTTACGTTCCATTTCGCTCATATGAACCTCCAACACAAAGGGGAAAAAGAGAGGGCCGACGACCACCCGTCGGCTCCAGGTGCCCCAGGAGGGATTCGAACCCCCGACATCGGGCTTAGAAGGCCCGCGTTCTATCCGCTGAACTACTGGGGCGCGAACGAACTTCATTCACTCCTGTACCGGGCGAATGCCGTAATACACCCTGGGGCCAGACAGTGTGCGCAAAATCAATTGCGGCTGGCGGTTCAACCGCTCCCCTAACTCTACAGGCGTCATCGGCGTGTTGCCCGAGGCGAGCAACACGCGGAAGATCGACTCCACTATGGGCACATTGGACTGCAAAAACCCCGGCTGCAACGCGCAGTGGGTCATCACCACATGCTGCAGGGCATCCACCGGATGGACCTCTGCCGTCTCCGGGTCCACCCAATCGATGACCTCGTCATGGGCCGTCCCGGCCAGCAACTGCTGATGCTCCTCGCACAACAGACGGCGCAAGAACAGTTTCCAATCGCGGTCGTTCTCCTGCCACCAGGCGAAATCCACATGAAACGGCGTGTCCAAAGTGGGCCGGATCAAACTCATCGGTCGCTTGGGTGTCACCGGTTACCTCCTCTTCGTACCGACCTTTCACGCCAGGTCCGATTCCCGCAGGCGGTAGTACAGGTCGCCCACATGGTCAAACCAGGGACGGGACGCCAACAAAGCCAGGATCGGCCCTGGCGGGCAGCGGCGCACCAGGTTCAACGCCGCGTACAATTCGGCGGCGTGCACATGCGGCTGAGAAGTGGCCTGCATTAGTTCGCGCATCATGCGCACCAACAACTTCTCCAACGGCACCCGCTCCCGCTGCGTCTGTTGCCAGGCCCGATCCATGGCCTCCACATCAGGCACATAGAACAGCATGCGCTCGTCGAACCCTGCGTTCACCCGCTGTTGCAACAGGCGCAGGCCGATGCGATCATCGCTGCCCACGAACACCGTGCGCACCCATTCCCGCACCGTGCGCTGGCTGGTAGGCTCCACGATCACCTTTCCGGGTTCCGGCCCCTGGCGCACGCGGATAACGCTCCCCGGCAGGAGGCCCTTGGCCTCGTACCACGGACGCAAACCGTACACATAGCGGGCTTCCCGCACCACCCAGCCGACGAATTCCTCACCCGTTTCCCCGTCAACCAAGATGAAGCGGATGCGCGGCGCTTCGTACGCCGTGGGGAAGAGGTGACGCACTTTGGCTGCCAGGGGCAATGTGCCCGCACGCCAGTGCGGATAGATGAGGGTAATCTCGACCGCGTCCTGCTCCGGTGCATCTTCTCCCACCGGGGAGAGTTCGTCGGCCAGGTCCACTTCCAGGGCCAACATATCCCTGGTCAGGGCCGCGCGGTCGTAATCCAGCGGTTCGTACTGCAAAAACGGCGGCGTCTCCAGCACCCACTCCGGCTCCAGCCGCTTGAGGAACCACAAGACCTGCCCCGCCGGCCCTACCTCGTCAAAGCGCTCGTCCTCCTGCAAAGCCAGGTCGAAGGAGAACTCGGCCAGGTGAGGGTTGTCCGTGGTGGGGAACTCGATTTGCTCCATGATCGCGCGGGTGGGCAGCGGCCCGCCACCGGCCACATCCAGCACGGCCTCGGCCAGGTTGAGATGGCCGATGTTCACCTCCATCACCAGGGCGCGTGGGAACCAGCGGCCGGCGATGCGCACAAAGTCTTCGTGCTGCCCCAGGGCCTCTTCCAGGCGCGCCACCAACGACTTTCTATATTGCTCGAGCACCTGCTGCGGCCCGCTCAATGGGCCCTGGTCGTCCATCTTGGGCGGCTCGTTGAGGGGGTGCTCGGCCAGCCCCGCGGCGAACTCTCGCTCGCGGCCATCGGCGAACCGCACCCGGATGACCTCGAAGTCGCCCAGTTCCGGGTTGCGGCCTGGCCGCACGGCGACTACCTCACCGGCAGCCCAGTCCAGGGCGGGGAAGATCAACTGCGCGCCCACCTCGTAATGTTCCTTGGGCAGATAAATGAGCCGGTCCCCTGCCCGACGCTGTTCCAACGCTTCCCGCTCCCGGCGCAGGCGCTCGGCGACCAGGGCCTCCACCAGCACCTCGGGGGATAGCGGGCGTTCCTCCTCCAACAAATGCTGGTAGAGGAATTCGACATCCTCGTCCGTCACCTCAAAGGTTTCCCAGTAATCTTCTCGCAAACGCCAAGTCGTGGCCACGGTACGCTCTCCCATTCTTGTGCTTCCTCTATTATACTCAACCTTGACCTGTTTGGAGGGTCTTCCAGGCAACCCAGCCCGTAATTCAGGAGGCGCAAAGATGAGCAACGAACAGTGGGTACTTCTGACACCACCGCTGGAACCGGCGGAAGCCGAAATCCTTCAGGGGCTGCTGGAGGCGCAAGGGTTCACGGTCTATCTGGCGCGGGAAGGCGCCGGGCGTGCCCTGGGCCTGACCGTGGGGCCTTTGGGCCAGGCGCAACTCTACGTCCCGGCCTCCCAAAAAGAGGCGGCGGAACAAGTCTATCACGATTTCCTCCGGGGGACCTTCGCTGCCCAGAGGGACGAGGAAGCCTCCCCAGGGGAGTGATGCCCCCAAGAGGCGGGACGCCACTCAGGGGCCGGCGCCCCCCGACAAAGGGGTCAGTATCTCCGCGAGGGCGCCGTCCATCTCAAGGGAAGGTCCGCTCCAGCCATTCCTCGGGGTCCACCGGGACGCCGCCCACCCGTACCTCCCAGTGCAGATGGGCGCCCGTCACCCGCCCCGTGGCGCCCACATAACCGATGAGGTCGCCCGCGTGCACCCGATGCCCCACCTGCACCTCGATGCGCTGCTGATGAGCGTACAGCGTGTACACCCCCCAGCCGTGGTCGATGATGATGGCATTACCGTGCACCTCCAAAGGCCCGGCAAAGACCACCACGCCGTCGGCCGGGGCCGTGATGGGCGTGCCCGTGCCGCCGCAAAAATCCAGCCCGCTGTGGTAGCCGAAGTAAGCCCCATCGTTGTAATCGCGGCGCGTGCCGAACCAGGAAGTGAAACAGTTGGGGTACGGTGAAGGGGCCTGGAAGGGGCCCTTCCAGTAACGGATGGGCGTGGCTTTCGTCGTCAGAGCGCGGATTTGCTCTTCTTCCCGCTTGTTCAACGCCGGGTCGACCAGGGAGGCGGGGACAATGAGTTTCTCCCAGCCATAATCCCCGGCGCGCACCTGCAGCCGCTGCTCAAAACGAAAGGTTTCTCCATTCGGCGAGGTCAGGGTAAACACCAGGGGATACAGCCCCACCTCCTGCAGGGCATGGACGCCCTGCAGCGCCACCCAGGTCTCTCCCTTCTCGTCCAGGGGGAAGAAATGCAACGGATGGCCTTCCCACTCGCCGCCCAAGGTTAAGGCTGCGCCGGGCCGCAGGCGCACCCGCAGGACTGCCGTGCGCCCCTGCACCCAGGCCGTAGGGTCCAGGGTCACCGAGAGCACGCCTGGCGGCAGAGCGCCGGGGGCGTGGGTGTCGGCCTCCTGCCCCTCGGCGGGATAGGCCAGCACGGCGCGGGGTGGGGCCGCCCAGGTGCCCGGCAGGTCGTTCGCCAGCACCAGCACCCAGGGGTTGACCCCCGCGCGAGTGGCCGTCAATTGCAAAGGCTCCTCCTGGCGCACCTGCACCCGGGCCAAAGGCGGCGAATCCACCGTCGCCGGGACGACAAAGGATTGCCCCGCCACCACGCTCTCGGGATTCACCAGATGATTGAGGCGCTCTAAAGTGCGCAACGGCACCCGGTAGCGCCGGCTCAGGCTGGTCAGCGTCTCGCCGTAGCCCACGGTGACCGCGGTCAACTCCCCGTTGATCCCTTCGAAACCGGGCAGAACCAACTTCTGCCCCGGTCGCAGGTTGTTGGGGTCGGCCAGGCCGTTGGCCTGCACCAGCGCGTCCAAACTCACGCCAAACCGATAGGCAATGCTGCTCAGCGTATCGCCGGGCTGAACCTCGTAAACGGCACCGGAAGAGGGCGTGGGCGAAGGGGTGGGCATGCCTTCGGCAGCCCGCACCGCCGAAACCGGGAGCCCCATCACCAGCACGACCCACAGCGCACCCAGTAGGTTCAGCCAGGCCTCAGGACTTCGTTGCCTCATCCCAGGTCACCTCATCACCGGGGGTAAAGGCCTCCAACCAGGAGACCGGAAGTTCAAGCACATAACGCGCCGGGCGTCGCGGCACGCAGACCGAACGCCAGCGCCGGGCCAGACGCACATCCACCACCCGCCGCGTCTCATCCAGCCACACCACGGCCAAATCGAAGCGCATACCGAACATGTGAATCGCCGACCCCCACCGCGACGCCTGGGGGAAAATGAACAGCAACCCACGATCCTCGGGCAAGGGCGCCCGCCCCATCAAGCCCAGCAGGCGACAAACAAACGAAACGCACGGGCGCACCCAAAGCGCCCGTGAAAGGGGGTATGTTCGGTTGTGCAGCAACCACCAGGTTCCCGCCACGCTCACGATTCCTCTGCGTTCAGGCTTTCTCCGTGCTCCCCAAGGCGCTGTCATCGCTCTCGGTCGCCGCACCGCGTTTGTTCAACACCCGCTGAACAGCGTCCAGCAGTTCCCGCGGGGTGAAGGGTTTGGTGATGTAATCGTCCACCTTGACGATGTGCAATCCCAGGACGCGATCCACATTCTGGGATTTGGCCGTCACCACGATCACCGGGATGGAAGCGGTGGCCTCATTGGCCCGCAACCGGCGCACCACCTCCCAGCCATCCATCCCCGGCATCATCAAATCCAGGAGAATGAGATCCACCGATTCGCCTTTCAGCGTTTCCAAGGCTTCCTGACCGCTGTACACACCCACAATCTCGTATCCCCTGCGCCCCAAAATCAGGCGCAGCAACTCCACCATTTCCGGCTCATCGTCCACACAAAGAATCCGCTCAGCGACCATCGACCCCTCCTTCCGGGTTCCCCCTGGGTGAAACCCTCACGAATGAGTCAGGCTATGTTAGTTTACCACAATCCTGGTTGGATTGAAGCCATTTTTATCTTGATTCTCCGCCGCCGAAAGCCAGACGGCCCGACGCTGTATTTATGCTATAGTAGTACAAAGCCCTCGCGCCTCAGAGGCTCCCTAGGCGCGGCGGCGCCATTCCCACCAGGAGCGCCACGATGAGCGCGACCACCTGGGACTTTGTGGTCATCGGCAGCGGGTTCGGCGGCAGCGTGAGCGCCCTGCGGCTGAGCGAAAAAGGCTATCGCGTGCTCGTTCTGGAGCGGGGCAAACGCTTCCGCGATGAGGACTTCGCCCGCAGCAACTGGCAATTCTGGAAATACCTCTGGGCCCCGAAACTGCGCAGTTTCGGCATCCTGCAAATCAGCCTGCTCAACGGGGTGATGATTCTGCACGGCAGCGGGGTCGGCGGCGGCAGCCTGGGCTACGCCAATGTGCTCGAGGTGCCGCCCAGCGAGGCCTTTCGCCATCCGGCCTGGCGTTTTGTGGGCGACGACCCCGAGGCGGTGCTGGGCCCCTTCTACGCCACGGCGCAGCGCATGTTGGGCGTCGCGCCCAACCCCCGCCTGGGCCCTGCCGACCAAACCCTCCGCCAGGTGGCCGCCGAACTGGGCCAAGAGGCCACCTTTCGCCCCACCCACGTGGGTGTGTTCTTCGGCCCACCGGGCGAAGAGGCGCCCGACCCGTACTTCGACGGCGAAGGCCCGCCACGCAAGGGATGCACCTTCTGCGGCGCCTGCATGGTCGGCTG from Anaerolineae bacterium encodes the following:
- a CDS encoding peptidoglycan DD-metalloendopeptidase family protein, which gives rise to MRQRSPEAWLNLLGALWVVLVMGLPVSAVRAAEGMPTPSPTPSSGAVYEVQPGDTLSSIAYRFGVSLDALVQANGLADPNNLRPGQKLVLPGFEGINGELTAVTVGYGETLTSLSRRYRVPLRTLERLNHLVNPESVVAGQSFVVPATVDSPPLARVQVRQEEPLQLTATRAGVNPWVLVLANDLPGTWAAPPRAVLAYPAEGQEADTHAPGALPPGVLSVTLDPTAWVQGRTAVLRVRLRPGAALTLGGEWEGHPLHFFPLDEKGETWVALQGVHALQEVGLYPLVFTLTSPNGETFRFEQRLQVRAGDYGWEKLIVPASLVDPALNKREEEQIRALTTKATPIRYWKGPFQAPSPYPNCFTSWFGTRRDYNDGAYFGYHSGLDFCGGTGTPITAPADGVVVFAGPLEVHGNAIIIDHGWGVYTLYAHQQRIEVQVGHRVHAGDLIGYVGATGRVTGAHLHWEVRVGGVPVDPEEWLERTFP
- a CDS encoding PHP domain-containing protein, whose protein sequence is MQWYAMDLHLHTPASQDYQQPEVSFLDILHQAEAKGLHIIAFTDHNTVAGYRRMQEEIQQLEWLESLNRLLPEEKRRLEEYRRLLKKILVLPGFEFTATLGFHILGIFPPDKPVREIEHLLLDLHIPAEKLDEGSAEVGATSDVLTAYRVIHEAGGLVIAAHANSSNGVAARNVPGQTKISYTQDPNLHALEVTDLEKKGRHTTQAFFSGTKPEYPRRMHCIQGSDAHRLTGKGKSLGVGDRATEVLLPEVSFQALKGLFLSNDFARHRPYRAKEQMDFIQQAREEGSNIVQGFHEQMTVRGGKLYAIIADVCAFANTNGGTLYIGLSADPKKPPVGIDNPEQAMARLEAEIAKRITPPLEVTVDVHETQGKKVLRVLVPRGDDPPYAVDDSKIYVRSEGETGLAVRDEIVGLVLRGMREKAGAEPPAEVLPGTTGQPAAPTSDAELPRTGVEVVAVEEREGAKYYTLRDLRNGNVVKNVTRASARRLWHYAISRYGQLPKDWGKAKLEWQGDRAVLRKYKQGKRWRYDLVWRSPQGQGVRVFFGVTEDGIVGPWKAVVGLEDQ
- a CDS encoding Hsp20/alpha crystallin family protein; this encodes MTMRDWDAEIRRALSAPEEEGAAGPIWHTLWAEMRWDFRPHSWRPPTDVFETEDALVVRVEVAGMRPGDFEVILQQQMLRIRGVRYEPEGARAYYQMEIPFGEFEVLVHLPFQAQGQDTEAEYRDGFLLVRIRKARPVRVRVTHTDAEA
- a CDS encoding DUF192 domain-containing protein, with translation MSVAGTWWLLHNRTYPLSRALWVRPCVSFVCRLLGLMGRAPLPEDRGLLFIFPQASRWGSAIHMFGMRFDLAVVWLDETRRVVDVRLARRWRSVCVPRRPARYVLELPVSWLEAFTPGDEVTWDEATKS
- a CDS encoding response regulator yields the protein MPKVMLIEDNASLRDLMAFLLQMEGFEVVFGPTQPEAVLEALHRTRPDVVIMDVHLRGHQATGLEVVRAVRQDDALRGVRFMLISGMDYSREAAQSGADAFLSKPFMGDELIAKVRSLVQAPPSVT
- the tpx gene encoding thiol peroxidase, with product MSEMERKGLIQFGGKDVTVVGPDIQVGQEAPEFVATTQQWERIPVLAYTQGKVRVIAAVPSLDTPVCDLETDKFNQAATQLSEDIIIVTISADLPFAQARWCGAHGVDPNRLLVVSDHMEMEFGRKYGCLMKEVRLLRRAVFVVDRQNRVVYADYMARLGDEPNYDEVLEKAKKALAA
- a CDS encoding DUF2007 domain-containing protein; translation: MSNEQWVLLTPPLEPAEAEILQGLLEAQGFTVYLAREGAGRALGLTVGPLGQAQLYVPASQKEAAEQVYHDFLRGTFAAQRDEEASPGE
- a CDS encoding GNAT family N-acetyltransferase, coding for MKEALAEFTLRTFRFPEDYQAVYDLWSRAGPGIQLRKSDEPEEIAKKLQRDPDLFLVAEAEGRIIGAVMGGFDGRRGLIYHLAVDPAFRRRGIGSTLMAELERRLVAKGCLRAYLLVTEENQETMAFYRRLGVGDHAHGDYGEDFGGGAMRVAILTVSDRAYRGEREDLSGPALAEAVRAHGWEVAQTAVLPDELGLLRDTLAAWADGGAYDIILTTGGTGFAPRDVTPEATLAVVEKQAPGLAEAMRAASLQVTPHAMLSRAVAGIRGRTLIVNLPGSPKAAVENLAVIAPVLPHAVQLLREAPEAEAGHHHHHHHQPKGGRP
- the lon gene encoding endopeptidase La, with translation MSRGEEEETEAQAEEPREGQPEVPEILPILPLRGAVVYPQTGTPLTVGQPRSIRLVDDVVAGNRILGLVAAKDPELETPGPDDLYRVGTLATIHRLFRAPDGTIRLLVQGVQRIRIVEFVQEEPYLMARVEPLPEAKEESLEVEALARNVRELFRRISELVSSIPQELVSSILALEDPLQTAYTVANFQRMSLEDAQAILELDAVVDKLRRLVGILAREVEVLELGQKIQNEARSEIEKMQREYFLREQLKAIKRELGEEDEQAVEVREFREKIEAAGMPQEAKKQALRELDRLSRLPAAAAEYGVIRTYLDWLVSLPWSSLTEDNLDIAHAREVLDHDHYGLEDVKERILEFLAVRKLRLERQEELEAQAYEDDIRLEREGAILCFVGPPGVGKTSLGRSIARALGRKFIRVSLGGVRDEAEIRGHRRTYIGAMPGRIIQALRRVGTRNPVFMLDEVDKLVFDFHGDPASALLEVLDPEQNREFRDHYLEVAFDLSQVFFITTANYLDNIPAPLRDRMEIIHLSGYTESEKMEIAKGYLIPRQLRENALRPEEIEFTDEGLRTIIRSYTREAGVRNLERQIGAVCRKVVRRIAEGQTEQVVVTPEVVREFLGRPRYFGTEELARRVSIPGVAIGLAWTPVGGDILFVEATAMPGSKGFILTGSLGKVMEESARAALSYVRSRARALDLPPDFFEKHDIHLHVPAGAQPKDGPSAGVTMVTALVSLVSGRVVRPEVGMTGEITLRGLVLPVGGIKEKVLAAHRAGLKTVILPQRNEADLEDLPEEVRESLQFVFVETVDEVLAAALEPAPSSPSEEPTNDQERASERAPVPQEGDA